One stretch of Siphonobacter curvatus DNA includes these proteins:
- a CDS encoding S9 family peptidase yields the protein MKLFYVALSLSWGAAVFSCTSSSTKELNPVANQDAYPKPPIAPKKPQTFTEHGYERVDDFFWLKDKKNPEVIQYLKAENAYADTVMAPTKPFQEKLYKEMRSRIKEDDQSVPVFINGCYYYSRTETGKQYAINCRKKGSLSAPEEVTLDGNELAEGHEAFILAGIQMSEDQNLLAFQSNTTGSYAEFTLKIKDLRTGQILPDEIDDISGFVWGTDNKTIYYLRYDEALRPYRLYRHTLGSKTKDVLLYEEKDALFTLGVGRSKSKEFIILSSGSYTTSEVQLLPTSQPEGKFEVFLPRQKDVMYGVDVHPQHFYLTYKDKQNLNQKIYELPRKDYTDRKNWKEIVPHDPKVKIEDTDVYENYLVIEVRNEGLLEMRIRELTTGTTKSIQFPEPVYSAFSMGLPDFKSTKIRYGYTSLNRPMSTFEYDMTTGATTKLKQKEVPGGFDAEAYEVKRLWATAPDGVKVPMAVVHKKGLELDGKNPVLMTGYGSYGYSSDAYFDSDVFSLVDRGFVYAIAQIRGGSDLGEQWYEDGKLQKKMNSFTDFIACAEYLIREKYTASDRFAIQGGSAGGLLMGAVVNLRPELFRVVIAEVPFVDVINTMLDTSLPLTTQEYEQWGNPTVKADYDYIRQYSPYDNLKAQAYPNILATGGLNDSQVGFHEPAKWVAKLRTLKTDQNLTLLKINMGSGHGGATGRFDYLKEVAFQYAFILDRIGWPLQ from the coding sequence ATGAAACTTTTCTACGTTGCTCTGTCTTTAAGTTGGGGTGCAGCTGTTTTTTCCTGTACCTCTTCATCCACCAAAGAATTAAATCCCGTGGCCAATCAAGACGCTTATCCTAAACCACCCATCGCCCCCAAGAAACCCCAAACGTTTACCGAACACGGGTATGAGCGGGTCGATGATTTTTTCTGGCTAAAGGACAAGAAAAATCCAGAAGTGATTCAGTACCTGAAAGCCGAAAACGCCTACGCCGATACGGTGATGGCACCCACTAAGCCTTTTCAGGAAAAATTATACAAAGAAATGCGGAGCCGGATCAAGGAAGATGATCAGTCAGTTCCCGTATTCATTAACGGATGCTATTACTACTCCCGCACCGAAACGGGCAAACAGTACGCCATCAATTGCCGGAAGAAAGGTAGTTTGTCGGCTCCTGAGGAAGTGACGCTCGACGGAAATGAACTAGCGGAAGGACATGAAGCCTTCATTCTGGCGGGAATTCAGATGAGCGAAGACCAAAACCTACTGGCTTTCCAAAGTAATACCACGGGTTCCTACGCCGAGTTTACGCTCAAAATCAAAGACCTCCGCACGGGCCAGATCCTGCCGGATGAAATCGATGATATCAGTGGTTTTGTGTGGGGTACGGATAACAAAACCATCTATTATCTTAGGTACGACGAAGCACTGCGGCCCTACCGGCTGTACCGGCATACGCTGGGTTCTAAAACCAAGGATGTGCTGTTGTACGAAGAAAAAGATGCTCTTTTTACACTGGGTGTCGGTCGTTCAAAGTCGAAAGAGTTTATCATCCTTTCCTCGGGCAGCTATACGACTTCGGAGGTACAACTGTTGCCGACCAGTCAGCCCGAAGGTAAGTTTGAAGTATTCCTACCGCGTCAGAAAGACGTAATGTACGGAGTCGATGTCCATCCGCAACACTTTTATCTGACGTACAAAGACAAGCAGAATCTCAACCAGAAAATTTACGAATTGCCCCGCAAGGACTATACGGATCGGAAAAACTGGAAGGAAATCGTACCGCACGATCCGAAGGTGAAAATTGAGGATACGGATGTGTACGAAAATTATCTGGTGATTGAAGTACGCAACGAAGGCTTGCTGGAAATGCGAATCCGGGAGTTAACTACTGGTACAACGAAATCCATTCAGTTTCCGGAGCCCGTGTATTCGGCCTTTTCGATGGGTTTACCCGACTTCAAATCAACTAAAATCCGCTACGGGTATACTTCGCTCAACCGGCCCATGAGTACGTTTGAGTACGACATGACTACTGGAGCTACGACGAAACTCAAGCAAAAAGAAGTACCCGGTGGTTTCGATGCGGAGGCCTACGAAGTGAAACGTCTCTGGGCCACGGCTCCCGATGGCGTGAAGGTGCCGATGGCCGTTGTCCACAAAAAAGGATTGGAGCTAGACGGCAAAAATCCGGTATTGATGACCGGCTATGGCTCGTACGGGTATTCTTCGGATGCGTATTTCGATTCCGATGTATTCAGTCTGGTTGATCGGGGATTCGTGTACGCCATTGCTCAGATTCGTGGGGGCAGTGACCTGGGCGAACAGTGGTACGAGGACGGCAAACTGCAGAAAAAGATGAACTCCTTCACGGATTTCATCGCCTGTGCCGAGTACCTGATTCGGGAAAAATATACGGCTTCCGATCGTTTCGCCATTCAAGGCGGTAGTGCCGGAGGACTGCTGATGGGTGCCGTCGTGAACCTGCGGCCCGAGCTATTCCGCGTAGTTATTGCCGAAGTGCCGTTTGTGGATGTCATCAATACCATGCTGGATACCAGTCTGCCGCTGACAACCCAGGAATACGAGCAGTGGGGCAACCCAACCGTCAAGGCGGATTATGATTACATCCGGCAGTATTCGCCTTACGATAACCTGAAAGCTCAGGCCTATCCGAATATTTTGGCTACGGGCGGATTGAACGATTCGCAGGTAGGTTTCCACGAACCCGCCAAATGGGTCGCCAAGCTGCGTACCCTCAAAACGGACCAGAACCTGACGCTACTGAAAATCAATATGGGTTCCGGTCACGGCGGGGCTACCGGACGATTTGATTACCTCAAGGAAGTGGCTTTTCAGTACGCTTTTATCCTGGATCGGATCGGCTGGCCTTTGCAATAA
- a CDS encoding plastocyanin/azurin family copper-binding protein, which translates to MKKIFCSLAIASLLAVNASFAQKPLTENDFYQLRTLPLPEDAILEVGGMTILPDGRMAVATRRGEIWMIENPYQKDGTQPYYKRFAQGLHEPLGLTYRNGSFYTSNRGELTKITDEDGDGRADVYEAVTSLPIVGNYHEYSYGPVFDADGNMLVTLNVGWVGYGASLTKWRGWLVKISPEGKIEPISAGLRSPSSYLINSSGDLFYSENQGDWVASGKVSQLKKGSFNGHGESLKWTSDPASPLKLTKDQLPDTGEPVATAGEKIPHYQYPACWFPHVLMGISTAGMVEDVNGYLGPHFKGQYFVGDQGHSKVMRMQLEKVNGEYQGACFPFREGWASGLLRLEWGLDGSLVGGMTSRGWSSTGKAPYAIQRLVWSGKTPFEMQEIHSKPDGFEIVFTKPVDKETAANPANYKVASFTYKYHHQYGSPIINTEESSIKGIVVSADGRKARLVLDGSFRKHYIYEIKPEGVKSADQESVLHPVGYYTLNAVAPGDQVAASQFTPFKATAAPMNHEHGAMQASTGKTTSTGKVTSKKRVTEMPADWAAPDQVLTIGTKPGLKFDVTELQVKAGAKVKLVFNNNDDMTHNCVIVAPGSVDEVGQKAIGLGLKGPDMQYVPNSPKVLFHTNLLQPESSESLYFTAPTQPGTYTYVCTYPGHHTLMQGKLVVVK; encoded by the coding sequence ATGAAAAAGATATTCTGCTCCCTAGCCATAGCTTCGTTACTTGCGGTAAACGCTTCGTTTGCCCAGAAACCCTTAACTGAGAACGATTTCTACCAGTTGCGTACGTTGCCCCTGCCCGAGGATGCCATTCTGGAAGTGGGGGGGATGACCATCCTGCCCGACGGCCGCATGGCCGTAGCCACCCGGCGGGGTGAAATCTGGATGATCGAAAACCCGTACCAGAAAGACGGAACGCAACCCTATTACAAACGCTTTGCTCAGGGGCTGCACGAACCCCTGGGACTAACGTATCGCAATGGTTCCTTCTATACCTCAAACCGCGGCGAACTCACGAAAATTACGGATGAAGACGGCGATGGCCGGGCCGACGTTTACGAAGCCGTAACGTCATTGCCTATTGTGGGAAATTACCACGAGTATAGCTACGGTCCCGTGTTTGATGCGGACGGTAATATGCTCGTGACGCTGAACGTGGGCTGGGTGGGCTACGGAGCCAGCCTGACCAAGTGGCGGGGTTGGCTGGTCAAGATTTCACCCGAGGGTAAAATCGAGCCGATTTCGGCGGGTCTTCGCTCACCTTCGAGTTACCTGATCAACTCTTCCGGCGATCTGTTTTACTCAGAAAACCAGGGAGACTGGGTCGCTTCGGGAAAAGTTTCGCAATTGAAAAAAGGCAGTTTCAACGGTCACGGGGAAAGTTTGAAATGGACCTCTGATCCGGCCTCTCCGCTCAAACTCACCAAAGACCAGCTTCCCGATACGGGCGAGCCAGTAGCAACGGCGGGTGAGAAAATTCCGCATTATCAGTATCCGGCCTGCTGGTTTCCACACGTATTGATGGGAATTTCGACCGCAGGTATGGTCGAAGATGTGAACGGATATCTGGGGCCGCATTTCAAAGGTCAGTATTTCGTGGGTGACCAGGGGCACTCGAAAGTGATGCGGATGCAACTCGAAAAAGTGAATGGTGAGTATCAGGGAGCCTGTTTCCCCTTCCGGGAAGGCTGGGCTTCGGGTCTGCTGCGACTGGAATGGGGACTGGATGGTTCGCTAGTAGGCGGAATGACAAGCCGCGGCTGGTCTTCCACCGGAAAGGCTCCGTACGCCATTCAGCGACTGGTATGGTCGGGTAAAACGCCCTTCGAAATGCAGGAGATTCACTCCAAACCCGATGGGTTCGAGATTGTATTTACGAAACCCGTAGATAAGGAAACGGCCGCTAATCCGGCCAACTACAAGGTAGCCAGCTTTACCTACAAGTACCACCATCAGTACGGCAGTCCGATCATTAATACCGAAGAAAGTAGTATCAAAGGCATTGTCGTATCGGCGGACGGTCGCAAGGCTCGGTTGGTACTGGACGGTAGTTTCCGCAAGCACTACATTTACGAAATCAAGCCCGAAGGCGTAAAATCGGCTGATCAGGAATCGGTACTGCACCCGGTGGGGTATTATACGCTGAATGCCGTTGCTCCGGGCGATCAGGTGGCTGCCTCGCAGTTTACGCCTTTTAAAGCTACGGCTGCTCCGATGAACCACGAGCACGGGGCCATGCAGGCCAGTACGGGCAAAACGACTTCGACTGGAAAAGTAACTTCGAAAAAACGCGTAACGGAAATGCCCGCTGACTGGGCCGCACCCGATCAGGTACTGACGATCGGTACGAAACCTGGACTGAAATTTGACGTGACGGAATTGCAGGTAAAAGCGGGAGCAAAGGTGAAACTCGTCTTCAACAACAATGATGACATGACGCACAACTGCGTCATTGTTGCTCCGGGTTCGGTAGATGAAGTAGGGCAGAAGGCCATCGGTTTAGGTCTGAAAGGTCCCGATATGCAGTACGTACCCAACTCGCCCAAAGTGCTTTTTCACACGAATCTGTTACAACCAGAAAGCTCCGAAAGCCTGTACTTTACGGCTCCCACGCAGCCGGGTACGTATACTTACGTGTGTACGTATCCCGGTCACCACACGTTGATGCAAGGAAAACTAGTGGTCGTGAAGTAG
- a CDS encoding 3-keto-disaccharide hydrolase → MKINLLPKNETKWRWMLGLSMGCWTALSAQTPLPLTDVSAFKNPTKTWSIVGGVTGSPKDAALKGQKGTGVLLATPGKGSSQTDYLVTNTEHGDLKLSLDFMLPQGANSGVYLMGRYEVQLYDSWGVQHPKASDCGGIYERWDENRKPNGYEGHPPRMNAAKAPGLWQHLEVEFEAPKFDGSGKKIANARFVKVVLNGTIVHQNLEVFGPTRAALFTDEKARGPLAFQGDHGPVALRNISMELLDKAPVTVGPVQYTFYTGKFNTIPKLDTMKAKPVRTGTAEKLSSVLADGRSDFLIVFNGTIQAPEADNYQFILQWMELGQLIIDGRTVFDGELSFDKPRTIDVPLTAGEHKFTLLHAKNKSWLPKVLGLYVQRKGSHLQELHGFGSVPDTDPVPVITVHPRDQVEQVRSFVYMPGYNEGDGHKKLRVLHLGDPSGVHYSYDLDQATVLMSWRGAFINMSDAWHERGEAQTASPLGSPVLALWGTSPLGMAGSTTPDSTAGLVYKGYRLDEVGHPTFRYQLAGGEFTDFIRPYENGRGLSRTVSLKDGSNLAYRLAKGKTITALSKGLYLIDGDYYVQTGAKAQVVTNNGGQELRVSGSPSVQYELIW, encoded by the coding sequence ATGAAAATCAACTTGTTACCGAAAAATGAAACCAAGTGGCGGTGGATGTTGGGCTTAAGTATGGGTTGCTGGACAGCCCTCTCTGCTCAGACGCCTTTACCGCTGACGGACGTATCCGCTTTTAAAAATCCCACCAAAACCTGGAGTATTGTCGGAGGCGTAACGGGTTCTCCCAAAGACGCGGCTCTAAAAGGACAAAAGGGAACCGGCGTACTGCTGGCAACACCGGGCAAAGGAAGCAGTCAGACCGATTATCTGGTGACGAATACCGAACACGGCGATCTGAAACTGAGTCTGGATTTCATGTTACCGCAGGGGGCCAACTCAGGCGTGTACCTGATGGGCCGTTACGAAGTGCAGTTGTACGATAGTTGGGGTGTGCAACACCCGAAAGCTTCTGACTGCGGGGGTATCTACGAACGCTGGGACGAAAACCGGAAGCCCAACGGTTACGAAGGCCACCCGCCCCGCATGAATGCCGCCAAAGCTCCCGGCCTGTGGCAACACCTGGAAGTGGAGTTCGAGGCTCCGAAGTTTGATGGTTCCGGCAAGAAAATCGCGAATGCCCGGTTTGTGAAAGTAGTACTGAATGGTACGATTGTTCACCAGAATCTGGAAGTATTCGGACCCACGCGGGCCGCTTTGTTTACGGATGAAAAAGCTCGTGGACCGTTGGCCTTCCAGGGCGATCATGGTCCGGTAGCATTGCGAAATATTTCGATGGAGTTACTCGACAAGGCCCCCGTCACGGTGGGTCCAGTTCAGTATACATTTTATACGGGTAAATTTAATACCATTCCCAAGCTGGATACGATGAAGGCGAAACCCGTACGGACGGGTACCGCCGAAAAACTCAGCAGCGTACTGGCCGACGGAAGGTCTGATTTCCTCATTGTATTCAACGGAACGATCCAGGCTCCCGAAGCGGATAATTACCAGTTTATTTTGCAATGGATGGAACTGGGACAACTCATCATCGATGGCCGGACGGTGTTCGATGGCGAACTGTCCTTCGACAAGCCCCGTACTATCGATGTACCGCTAACCGCCGGGGAACATAAGTTTACCTTACTCCACGCCAAAAATAAATCCTGGCTGCCCAAAGTACTGGGGCTGTATGTGCAACGGAAAGGGTCTCATTTGCAGGAATTACACGGCTTTGGCTCCGTACCCGATACGGACCCCGTACCCGTCATTACGGTACATCCCCGCGACCAGGTCGAGCAGGTGCGTTCGTTTGTGTACATGCCGGGTTACAACGAAGGCGACGGTCACAAGAAACTTCGCGTGTTGCATTTAGGGGATCCCTCGGGCGTACACTACAGCTATGATCTCGATCAGGCCACGGTACTGATGAGCTGGCGGGGTGCGTTTATCAACATGAGCGACGCTTGGCACGAACGCGGCGAAGCCCAGACGGCTAGTCCGCTGGGATCACCCGTATTGGCTCTGTGGGGAACAAGTCCGCTGGGAATGGCGGGCAGTACCACGCCCGATTCAACGGCAGGACTGGTTTACAAAGGCTATCGCCTCGACGAAGTGGGCCATCCAACCTTCCGGTACCAGCTGGCGGGTGGAGAATTTACGGATTTCATTCGTCCCTATGAAAATGGACGGGGCCTGAGCCGCACCGTTTCGCTCAAAGATGGATCGAATTTGGCTTACCGACTGGCGAAGGGAAAAACGATTACCGCCCTCAGCAAAGGCCTGTACCTGATTGATGGTGACTACTACGTTCAAACGGGAGCGAAAGCTCAGGTAGTGACAAACAACGGCGGGCAGGAATTACGCGTATCGGGCAGTCCGTCCGTGCAATACGAATTGATTTGGTAA
- a CDS encoding sodium/sugar symporter, translated as MPNKQLEALDYIVFLVYFLIVAGYGYYIYKKKQSANISTTDFFLAEGSLTWWAIGSSLIASNISAEQFIGASGDGFAMGLAIATYEWMAAATLIVVAVFFMPIYLKNRIFTMPQFLTQRYNNTVSMIMAIFWLFLYVLVNLTSILFLGALAVSTISGLNFTACMIGLAVFAVIITIGGMKVIGFTDVIQVFFLIMGGLATTYLAINLVSTENGTEGLLQGFDLMLTQSADHFHMIFPKDHPHYASLPGLTVLIGGMWIVNLNYWGCNQYITQRALGADLKTAREGILFAAFLKLLMPIIVVLPGIAAYTLYQKGLFQQEMLDATGEVNKDHAYPVLLNLLPTGLKGLSFAALTAAVVASLAGKANSISTIFTLDIYKKYIAPEASEKQLVGIGRVTIWVAMVIAILVSPYMGIDKKGGFQFIQEMTGLVSPGVFAAFILGFFWKKTNSAGALFAIVGGFLLSLFFKYSLPNLVNLEFLAPLGFAVKGADGVYTIPFLDTMGFVFLICVAVMILLGLQKPSNKGLEIDSKMFKVNSTFAVGATIIMLLVVILYAIFW; from the coding sequence ATGCCCAACAAACAGCTGGAAGCCCTCGATTATATAGTATTTCTGGTGTACTTTTTGATTGTGGCCGGATATGGTTATTACATCTACAAAAAGAAGCAATCCGCCAACATTTCTACTACTGATTTCTTCCTGGCCGAGGGGTCACTCACCTGGTGGGCCATCGGTTCTTCACTCATCGCCTCCAACATCTCAGCCGAACAATTCATCGGAGCATCCGGAGACGGATTTGCCATGGGTCTGGCCATCGCCACCTACGAGTGGATGGCGGCCGCTACGCTGATTGTTGTCGCCGTCTTCTTCATGCCGATTTATTTGAAGAACCGGATTTTCACGATGCCGCAGTTTCTGACGCAGCGGTATAACAACACGGTATCCATGATTATGGCCATTTTCTGGCTGTTCTTGTACGTGCTAGTAAACCTGACGTCGATCTTATTCCTGGGTGCTCTGGCCGTATCTACGATCTCGGGTCTGAATTTCACAGCCTGTATGATTGGGCTGGCCGTTTTCGCCGTCATCATCACTATCGGTGGGATGAAAGTAATCGGCTTTACCGACGTAATTCAGGTGTTCTTCCTCATCATGGGTGGTTTGGCCACCACGTACCTGGCCATCAACCTGGTATCGACGGAAAACGGTACGGAAGGTCTATTACAAGGTTTCGATCTGATGCTGACGCAATCGGCGGATCACTTCCACATGATCTTCCCGAAAGATCACCCGCATTACGCTTCACTACCCGGTTTAACGGTACTGATCGGTGGGATGTGGATTGTTAACCTGAACTACTGGGGTTGCAATCAATATATTACGCAACGGGCTTTGGGAGCCGATCTGAAGACGGCTCGCGAAGGTATTCTGTTTGCCGCGTTCCTGAAGTTACTGATGCCGATTATTGTAGTACTGCCCGGTATTGCGGCGTATACGCTGTACCAGAAGGGATTATTCCAGCAGGAAATGCTCGATGCCACGGGTGAGGTCAATAAAGATCACGCGTATCCCGTATTATTGAATCTCTTACCTACGGGTTTGAAAGGTCTTTCCTTTGCGGCTCTGACGGCGGCAGTAGTAGCCTCGCTGGCCGGTAAAGCCAACTCGATTTCAACGATCTTTACGCTGGATATTTACAAAAAATACATTGCTCCTGAGGCTAGTGAAAAGCAACTGGTAGGCATCGGTCGCGTAACGATCTGGGTCGCTATGGTTATTGCCATCTTAGTTTCGCCCTACATGGGTATTGATAAAAAGGGGGGCTTCCAGTTTATTCAGGAAATGACGGGTCTGGTGTCTCCGGGCGTTTTTGCCGCCTTCATTCTGGGCTTTTTCTGGAAGAAAACGAACTCAGCCGGGGCGTTATTCGCCATCGTGGGCGGGTTCCTGCTTTCGCTGTTCTTTAAGTACTCGCTGCCGAATCTGGTAAACCTGGAGTTCCTGGCTCCGCTGGGCTTCGCCGTGAAAGGGGCCGACGGCGTGTATACGATTCCGTTCCTGGATACGATGGGCTTTGTGTTTCTGATTTGCGTGGCGGTAATGATTCTGCTAGGCCTGCAAAAACCAAGCAACAAAGGCCTGGAAATTGACTCCAAGATGTTCAAAGTGAATTCGACCTTTGCCGTTGGAGCTACCATTATTATGCTGTTGGTTGTTATTCTGTACGCGATTTTCTGGTAA
- a CDS encoding DUF4230 domain-containing protein gives MEFISIAFIGLLGAAAGFGGAALLGRFRNVREKEIRSESTVLLERIEKVFKVVLAEGHFSEIHDYTDRKDLFMGLKAGSKKALIVTKAKVLVGYDFSKVLIRWEDGERRMVIESLPEPEILSIDSDYNIYDIDQGMFNRFNKEEYTKLLSDAKQVIHNKAVASELPQVAQRQIRILLNQLADTSGWKIDYQLHEAPTLLTQKPL, from the coding sequence ATGGAATTTATATCCATTGCCTTCATTGGTCTGCTCGGAGCTGCCGCTGGTTTTGGCGGAGCTGCCCTACTCGGCCGCTTTCGGAATGTTCGGGAAAAAGAAATCCGCTCGGAATCGACGGTACTGCTCGAACGAATTGAGAAGGTATTCAAAGTCGTGCTCGCCGAAGGTCATTTCTCCGAAATTCACGACTATACGGATCGGAAAGACCTGTTTATGGGCCTGAAAGCCGGTTCGAAAAAAGCCCTGATTGTTACCAAAGCCAAGGTACTGGTCGGGTACGATTTCAGCAAAGTGCTTATTCGTTGGGAAGATGGCGAACGCCGAATGGTCATTGAATCACTACCCGAACCGGAGATTCTCAGTATCGACTCCGATTACAATATCTACGACATTGACCAGGGCATGTTTAATCGCTTTAACAAAGAAGAATATACGAAGCTCCTTTCGGATGCCAAGCAGGTGATTCATAATAAAGCCGTCGCTTCGGAATTGCCGCAGGTAGCCCAGCGACAAATTCGGATTTTACTCAATCAACTGGCTGATACCTCGGGTTGGAAAATCGATTACCAGTTGCACGAAGCTCCGACTTTATTAACACAAAAGCCGCTCTGA